The following proteins are encoded in a genomic region of Streptomyces gobiensis:
- a CDS encoding helix-turn-helix domain-containing protein has translation MSPVPSSPTVHRHQLSAKLQQLRKATDLEIEQVTKELRCSQTRVNRIETGKGRAAAKPGDMNKLCTL, from the coding sequence ATGTCACCGGTACCAAGCAGCCCCACCGTGCACCGTCACCAGCTCAGTGCCAAGCTGCAACAGCTGCGCAAGGCTACCGACCTGGAAATCGAGCAGGTCACCAAGGAACTGCGCTGCTCGCAAACCCGAGTGAACCGGATCGAGACGGGCAAGGGACGCGCAGCCGCCAAGCCGGGTGATATGAACAAGCTATGCACGCTGTAA
- a CDS encoding TetR/AcrR family transcriptional regulator, with protein MPYRRTPAVQARIDAQREAVLAAAVGLLSEHGYTGCSMSAVAARAGVATGSVYRHFPSKADLVVELFRTVVSREVAAVSEAAGRQAGLVEDIVAVVETFAGRALKSPRLAYALLAEPVDPAVDAERLVFRRAFRDVFAERIAEGVQRGVLPAQDPQLTAAALVGAGAEALIGPLSEPAVGPGTVPALVRFTLRALGASDGDHARSHQPGPAADGV; from the coding sequence ATGCCCTACCGACGTACCCCCGCAGTGCAGGCTCGTATCGACGCGCAGCGCGAGGCGGTACTGGCTGCGGCTGTCGGGCTGCTGTCGGAGCATGGCTATACCGGGTGCTCCATGTCGGCCGTCGCCGCGCGGGCTGGTGTCGCGACGGGCAGTGTGTACCGGCATTTCCCCAGCAAGGCCGATCTCGTGGTCGAGTTGTTCCGGACGGTCGTCTCGCGTGAGGTGGCGGCGGTGTCAGAGGCGGCCGGACGCCAAGCCGGACTGGTCGAGGACATCGTCGCGGTGGTGGAGACCTTCGCAGGGCGGGCGCTGAAGTCTCCGCGGCTGGCGTACGCGCTGCTGGCGGAGCCGGTCGATCCGGCCGTGGACGCGGAACGGCTGGTGTTCAGGCGGGCGTTCCGGGATGTGTTCGCCGAGCGGATCGCCGAGGGCGTGCAGCGCGGCGTACTGCCGGCACAGGATCCGCAGCTGACCGCGGCCGCGCTGGTCGGGGCGGGAGCGGAGGCACTGATCGGCCCGCTGTCCGAGCCAGCGGTTGGCCCGGGCACCGTTCCCGCTCTGGTCAGGTTCACCCTTCGAGCTCTGGGAGCATCCGATGGCGATCACGCACGAAGTCACCAACCAGGCCCCGCCGCTGACGGAGTATGA
- a CDS encoding acyl-CoA dehydrogenase family protein, which produces MAITHEVTNQAPPLTEYDVAAYPALLEGLRREGAGWAEDELHKLGVLAGSEQAQEWARLVEANPPVLRTHDRYGHRMDEVEFHPHWHRLMEVAVAHGLHGAPWRDERVGAHVARAAKMYVWGQSDPGHLCPISMTYAAVPALRAEPELAQVYEPRLASPVYDFGLREPLTKRGLIAGMSMTEKQGGSDVRANTTRAVPADAGRYALTGHKWFTSAPMSDVFLTLAQAPGGLSCFLVPRVLPDGTRNAIRLQRLKDKLGNRSNASSEIEYEGALGQLVGEEGRGVATIIRMVNLTRLDCAVGSAAGMRQGVVQAVHHASHRRAFGDLLVDQPLMTNVLADLAIEAEAATVAGMRLAGAVDRAAAGDTAEELVRRIGLAVTKYWVCKRAPAHAAEALECLGGNGYVEESGMPRLYREAPLPSIWEGSGNVAALDALRAMARQPETVEAFFAEVEQATGADRRLDAAVTRLRKELTDLDDIQYRARRTVETMALIFQGSLLHRHGHPAVADAFCASRLDSDRGVAFGTLPSGVDTTAIIDRARPLGAGHE; this is translated from the coding sequence ATGGCGATCACGCACGAAGTCACCAACCAGGCCCCGCCGCTGACGGAGTATGACGTAGCGGCGTATCCGGCGCTGCTGGAGGGCCTGCGCCGCGAGGGCGCGGGGTGGGCGGAGGACGAACTGCACAAGCTTGGCGTCCTGGCCGGCAGTGAGCAGGCCCAGGAATGGGCCCGACTGGTGGAGGCGAATCCTCCGGTGCTGCGCACCCACGACCGGTATGGCCACCGCATGGACGAGGTCGAGTTCCATCCGCACTGGCACCGCCTGATGGAGGTGGCCGTGGCGCATGGGCTGCACGGTGCCCCGTGGCGGGACGAGCGCGTCGGTGCGCATGTGGCCCGTGCGGCGAAGATGTACGTCTGGGGGCAGAGCGATCCCGGTCATCTGTGCCCCATCTCGATGACCTACGCGGCGGTGCCCGCGCTGCGGGCCGAGCCGGAGCTGGCGCAGGTCTATGAGCCGCGGCTGGCCTCTCCCGTCTACGACTTCGGGCTGCGCGAGCCGCTCACCAAGCGCGGGCTGATCGCTGGCATGTCGATGACGGAGAAGCAGGGCGGTTCGGACGTACGGGCCAACACGACGCGGGCCGTGCCCGCCGATGCCGGGCGCTACGCGCTGACCGGGCACAAGTGGTTCACCTCCGCCCCCATGTCGGATGTGTTCCTCACCCTCGCTCAGGCTCCCGGCGGTCTGTCCTGCTTCCTGGTTCCGCGCGTGCTGCCGGACGGCACCCGCAACGCGATCCGGCTGCAGCGGCTCAAGGACAAACTCGGCAACCGCTCCAATGCCTCATCGGAGATCGAGTACGAGGGTGCGCTGGGCCAACTCGTCGGGGAGGAAGGCCGCGGGGTCGCTACCATCATCCGGATGGTGAACCTCACCCGGCTGGACTGCGCGGTCGGTTCCGCGGCGGGGATGCGGCAGGGTGTCGTCCAGGCGGTCCACCACGCCTCTCACCGCCGGGCCTTCGGTGATCTGCTCGTCGACCAGCCGCTGATGACCAATGTCCTGGCCGACCTCGCCATCGAGGCCGAGGCGGCGACGGTGGCCGGGATGCGGCTGGCCGGTGCCGTCGACCGTGCGGCCGCCGGCGACACCGCGGAAGAACTTGTCCGCCGGATCGGGCTGGCGGTCACCAAGTACTGGGTGTGCAAGCGGGCGCCCGCGCACGCCGCCGAGGCCCTGGAATGCCTGGGCGGCAACGGATACGTCGAGGAGTCGGGCATGCCCCGGCTGTACCGTGAGGCGCCGCTGCCCTCCATCTGGGAAGGATCGGGCAACGTAGCCGCCCTGGACGCCCTGCGGGCCATGGCCCGGCAACCAGAGACGGTCGAGGCGTTCTTCGCCGAGGTCGAGCAGGCAACCGGGGCCGACCGCAGGCTGGACGCCGCGGTCACACGGCTGCGCAAGGAACTCACCGACCTCGACGACATCCAGTACCGGGCGCGCCGGACCGTCGAAACGATGGCCCTCATCTTCCAGGGCTCCCTGCTGCACCGCCACGGTCACCCAGCTGTCGCGGACGCCTTCTGCGCCTCCCGGCTCGACAGCGACCGGGGCGTCGCCTTCGGCACCCTGCCCTCCGGTGTGGACACCACGGCCATCATCGACCGCGCCCGCCCCTTGGGAGCTGGCCATGAGTGA